DNA sequence from the Selenomonas timonae genome:
GATGTCCCTCGATGTCTGTCGCCAGCTGCAGGAGATCATCACGGCTGAACGGACTGCCGACAATGGCATTTGCCGCAGTAAGCCCCGCCACAATCGCAGTTGCACTGCTGCCGAGTCCACGTGACAGCGGAATCCGATTGTTCATGCGGATCTTTGCGCCCTGGAACTCCTCCGCACGGTCGGCACGCTGGAGAAGATATTGAATGGATTTCCATACGATATTGCGCTCATCGCCCGGAATATACGCCGCGCCTTCGCCGCGCGCAGAGATATGAAGCCCCTTTTCGTGCGTGAGCGTCAGCGTCATTTCGTTATACAGCGTACAGGCAACCCCCAACGCGTCAAAACCCGGGCCGAGATTCGCACTTGTCGCAGGAACGCGCACCCGTACGGATCGCTCATTCATAGCAGATCCTCCTGCCCGTCTGCAACGCGGATCAAGCTGCGCACCTCACGTACGACGGGGAGCGCCTCGAGTGCCTCTACTGCTGCAGATGCCGCTGCATGGGTGACGACATGGGTCACGGCGACGATCTCTGCATCCCCAGTCTCCGTCCAACGCGCCTGAATCACGGACTTGAGGCTGACCCCCGCACGCCCGAATGTCGTTGCAATCTCTCCGAGCACACCCGGCTCGTCTGCAACAACGAGACGCAGATAGTAGGAGGACTTCGTCTTTTCCACGGGACAGAGCTTTTTTCTCTCCCCGATCTTGTACTTCATGCGACCCGTCGTACCGGACACAATATCACGCGCAATCTCGATGATGTCCGCAACCACCGCCGAAGCCGTAGGGAGCGAACCTGCACCGCGTCCGTAGAACATCGCATCACCGAGCACATTGCCGCGCACAAAGATCGCGTTGAACACCCCGTTCACCGAGGCAAGCGGATGCGTCTTCGGCAGGAAAACGGGGTGGACGCGGACGTCGATTCCCTCCTCCGTATTGCGACCAACCGCGAGGAGTTTGATGACGTAGCCGAGGTTGAGTCCGTACTCTATGTCATCCTCGGTGATATGCGAAATGCCCTCAACGGAGACATCTTCGAAACCGATGACCGTATCAAAGGCAAGTGAAGCAAGGATTGCAGCCTTGCGCGCAGCATCGAGACCATCCACATCCGCCGAGGGATTTGCCTCCGCATAGCCCTTTTCCTGGGCACGTCGCAGGACGGCATCATAGCTGACGTGCTTTTCGGTCATCTTCGTCAGCATGTAGTTCGTTGTACCGTTGACAACGCCCATAATCTCCGAGATGCTGTTTGCTGTCAGACACTCCTTCAGCGGCTTGATGATGGGAATGCCACCGCCGACACTCGCCTCATAGAGGAAGTCAACATTGTTCTCAGCCGCAGCAGCATAAAGCTCGGCAAGGTGCTCTGCAATGACATCCTTATTCGCCGTGACAACGTGCTTGCCCGCCGCCATCGCGCGTAACATATAGTCCTTTGCAGGCGTAAGTCCGCCCATCACCTCGACGACAACCGAAATCTCCGTATCATTCAGGATCTCGTCAAAATTATCCGTGAGTGCAATGCCCTCAGCCTCGGGACGATGTTTTTTTGCATCGCGCACGAGAATCTTTGTAATCTCAATATGTGTGCCGCTGCGTCCCGTAATCGTATCCGCATTCATCGCAAGCGTACGCACGACACCAGAACCAACAGTTCCTGCCCCGAGAAGTGCAATCTTTATCGTATTCACCAAATTATATCCCCCAGTCAAGCCTGTCCAATTACTTCGAGGCGATAGAACGATTTTTATAGCAGTCTGAGTATACCATATCTAAGCGTAATCAACAAATAAAAGGACGCTAAATCTTATTCTCTGTCCCGTTCATCAGGCGCTTGATGTTCTCACGATGTCGGACGATGACAAGAATCGCAGCAATCACGGTAAACAGCACATATTCCATCGGATAGCCGTAGAGCGCCGCAAGAATCGGTGTAAGAAAACCCGCGACCACCGAGCCGAGTGAAACATAGCGTGTCATATAGACAATCGTAAACCAAACGACAAATACAATGAATGTCACATTTCCCATCAGCATTGTCAGAACGCCGAGCGATGTCGCAACGCCCTTTCCCCCGCGAAACCGCAGGAAAAGAGAAAAGCTGTGCCCGATGATCGCAAAGAGCCCACCGATGACCGCCGCAAGCGGCGTCCCGACAAGGAAAATCCCCAGTGCAACACCTGCCTGCCCCTTGAGGCTGTCTGCAATGAAGACGGCGATGCCGGGTCCCTTCCCCAATGTCCGCCATGCATTCGTTGCACCAATATTATGGCTGCCGTGCTCCCGCAAATCCGTATGCCAGAAGAGCTTTCCAAGAATCAGCCCGCTCGGAATCGAGCCGATCAGATAGGCGAGAATTGCCGTGAGAATATAGTCCGTCATTATTCCTCCTCCTTGCGTGCACGTACGACAAGGCGCAGCGGCGTTCCCTCGAAGCCAAAGCTCTCACGCAGACGGTTCTCAATGAAGCGCAGGTAGGAGAAGTGCATGAGCTCGGGATCGTTCACAAATACGATGAACGTCGGCGGCGCAATTCCCACCTGTGTGACAAAGAGGATCTTTAGCTGCTTGCCCTTCTTCGTCGGCGGTGGATTGACCGAGACCGCATCGCGGATGAGTTCGTTGAGCACGCTCGTCTTGATGCGCATGGACTGCTGCTCCGCAACGTATTTGACCAGCTCCGTCACGCGCTCGACGCGCTGTCCCGTGAGTGCCGATGTATAGAGCACAGGTGCATATTGCAGGAAGCCCAGTTTCTCGCGCAGATCATCCGTGAAGCGGAGCGTCGACTTATCGTGTTTCTCCGGGAATATATCCCATTTGTTCACGACAATGATGACACCCTTGCCAGACTCGTGGACGTATCCCGCAATCTTCGTATCCTGCTCGAGAATTCCCTCGGCGGCGTTGATGACCATGAGCACCACGCCCGCACGGTCGATTGCGCGCAGGGAACGCATGACACTGTAGCGCTCCACGGGCAGAGTGATCTTCCCCTTGCGGCGCATCCCCGCCGTATCGATGAGCAGATACTTCACGCCGTCCCGCGTGAAATGCGTGTCGATCGCATCCCGCGTCGTCCCGGGCACGTCGCTGACGATGACACGTTCCTCGCCGAGCAGACGATTCACAAGCGAGGACTTGCCGACGTTCGGGCGGCCGACAACGGCGATTGCAATCTCGTCGGACTCAGCGCCGTCGCTGATCTCCTCGGGGAATGCCGCAACGATTGCATCGAGCAGATCGCCGAGATTCATCGCATTCGACGCGGAGATGGGAATCGGGTCGCCTAGTCCCAGCGCATAAAAATCGTAGATCAGTGACTCGCGATCAAAGCTGTCGATCTTGTTGACGGCAAGGATGACGGGCTTCTTCGTCCGCCGTAGGAGGCGCGCCACCTCCTCGTCCGAGGAGGTCAGCCCCGCACGTCCGTCGACGAGGAAGAGGATGACATCCGCCTCCTCCATCGCCAGCTCTGCCTGACTGCGCATCGAGCGGAGAATGTGGTCGCTCTCGTCGAACTCGATGCCCCCCGTATCAATAATTGTAAACTCGTGATTCAACCACTCCGCATCCATATAGATGCGGTCGCGCGTTACCCCCGGCATATCATCGACAATTGAAACGCGCTTCTTGCCAATCTGATTGAACAGCGTCGATTTGCCGACATTCGGCCGTCCGACGACCGCCACAATAGGCTTGCTCATCCGCTTCACTCCTCTCCTGCATCCAGTTAGCTTACCGCAGACTTTGTATAGCCCGCATTGCTCTGCCACGTATAGCCGCCGCTCGGGCGCTCGCGATGGTACGCGCCCCATGCCGCAAGCGCCTCCCGATAGTCACGCCCCGTCGCCACAGGCTCGATGCGGACAGAGGGAAAGGACTCCCTCATCGCGTCGAGACTCATATCGTCGAGAAAGACATCTTCGCCCTCACGCAGCGCAGACGCGGGAATCAGTACACCATCCACCTCATGCGTGAGAGCGTTCAGCGCCTGCATAATATCGTGCCCCGTCAGAAGCCCCGATACATTGACCGTCGCACCGAAATGTTCATTCACGACAGGAAGAACATGAATGCGCCGCGCATCAGGGTCGAGCTCGCGCGCCAGCTGCTCCATCACGGGCGCAACTGCCGTACCGCTGACGACCGCAATGCGCGCCTCATCATCCTCATCATCCTCCTCATCCATCGCTGCGCCGGCCTTCACCCACTCCTCGATGAAATTGCGCGTCAGTCCGATTCCGTTGTCGAGCTGCGGGAATCCATCGTACATCTCTGCGGACGGCACCTCACGTCCCGCGAGGAAGTAGAATTCATCGCCGAGATAGATGAAGGTGCGCCCCTCCTCCGCACGCATGCGTTCCTGCCATGCTTCCACCTGATCGATCACGTGCGCAGCGCCCTCTCGGTCGAATTGGACAAGCGGAAAGGAATCGCTGCGGTGCTTCGTGAGCCCGACGGGCACGATGGCAAGTGAGAGGGCATGGGGACGGCGCGCGGTGATATCGCGAATTGTGCGTTCGAGCTCCTCCCCGTCATTCAGCCCGTAGCAGAGAACCACCTGCGTATGATAGTCCGCGCCCGCTGCCTCGAGTTTTGCGAGCTGTCCAAGGATATCCGCCGCGCCCTTATAGCGCAGCATCTCGGCACGCAGCACAGGATTTGTGCACTGAACCGATACGTAGAGCGGAGAGAGATGATAGCGCTCTATACGCGAAAAATCCGCCGCCCCCATATTCGTCAGCGTCACAAAATTACCGTAGAGAAAAGAAAGACGGTAGTCGTCATCCTTGACGGAGAGACTGTGGCGCATATCCGGTGCAATCATATCAACAAAGCAGAAATAGCAGTGATTGGCGCAGGGGCGAATCCCGTCAAAGACAGCATGCTCGAACTCCACGCCGAAGTCCTCATCGTAATCCTTATCGAATGCAATCAGCTCCTGCTCCCCATTTGCATGCTCCACGAGGAGCTCGATCTCCTCGTCCGCCATTGCAAAACTGAAATCAATGATGTCGCGCAGCGGCATATCGTTGACCGCGAGGATCTTATCCCTCGGCACAAGCCCCAGTTCCTCGGCAATGCTCCCTTCCAGCACGCGCAAGATAATGCCCGGATACATTCTCGCCATATTCCCCTCCTTTCCATTTCATGAAAAAGGAGTGATTTGCATCACTCCTTTATTGTTCTTATAAAGTTATTCGCAGTCCGACTTACTTCAGCCAATCGAGGTGAGCCTCGACCTGTCCCTCTGTATTTTCGCTGGCTTCCGCCTTCTCTGCCTGACGCTCATCGACATACTTCTTGATCTCTGCCGCATCTGCGTCACGCTTCGCCTTGGTGATCGAAAGCGAAATGCGCTTGCGCTTCGTGTCGATGCGGAGAACCTTAACCGTCACAACATCGCCCGTATGAACAGCCTCATCGGCACGCTCAATGCGCTTCTCGGCAAGTTCGCCCATCGGAATGAGACCGTCAAAGCCCGGCTCGATCTCCATGAACGCACCAAAGTCCGTCAGCTTGATGATCTTGCCTTCGATGAAGTCGCCCTCGGCGTACTGCTCCGCCTTCTCCACCCACGGATCCGGAAGCGTATCCTTCACCGAGAGGGAGATGCGCTTTGCATCGCGGTCGACGCTCTTGACAAAGACATCGAGCTCCTGCCCAACCTCGAGCACCTCAGAGGGATGCTTCACACGATGCCATGCGAGATCGGAGATATGCGCCAAACCATCCACGCCACCGATATCGATGAATGCACCGTAGTCGACAAGGCGCTTGACCGTGCCGCGGACAGTCTGCTCCGGCTCGATGACCGAGAACACAGCCTCTTCCTTCTCCGCGCGGTCACGCTCGAGAAGCTTGCGGCGCGAGAGCACAAGACGGCGCTTCTGAACGTCGATCTCGATGATCTCCGCCTCTACCGTCTGATCGACATAGACCGCGAGATCCTTGACGAAGTGCAGCTCCATCTGAGATGCTGGAATGAATCCGCGCAGCCCCATGACGTAGGCGACGAGTCCGCCCTTGACTTCTTTCGCAATCTTTGCCTCGACTGTCTCGCCCTTCTCCTGAATCTCCTCGATGACCTTCCATGCAGCCATCTTGTCGGCTTCCACCTTGGACAGGCTGCCGCCGTTGTCGCCGCCAAGCGACTTGATATAGACATCGATCACATCGCCGACCTTCACGACATCGCGTGCATCGTCCGGCGCAGGAACGGCAAGCTCCCTCTTAGAGACAGGAATCTCCTGCTTGTAGCCGATATCGATATACGCCTCGTCGCGGGATACCTGAACGACTTCCCCTTTGACAACCGTACGCTCCTGGATATCGGGCATATCTTCCTGTTCCAAAAGTTCCTTCATGCTCTGCTCTGACACTGTTTATAAACCTCCTTGATAATCCAGTCCGGTGTAGATGCACCGGCTGTAATACCAATTTTATTAACATGATTCATCCATTCGTCCTGCAGCTCTGCCACAGTTTCGATATGGTATGTTTTACATTTTGTTGCGCATAGCTGGGCAAGGCGCGTCGTATTCGCACTGTTCTTGCCGCCGATGACAAGCATTGCGTCAACCTTCTCGGCCAGCTCCAAGGCTGCTGCCTGACGCAGATCTGTTGCCGTGCATATGGTGCGTAGGATCTTGATCTCACGCGACTTTTCCAAAAGGCAGGACACAATGCTCTGAAACCGATCGCCTGAGAATGTTGTCTGTGAGACAATCCCGAGCTTTCCGATGCGCGGCAGTGCCTCTGCCTCCGCCTCTGTCTCGATAATATGAGCACCATGCCCCGTCCATTCGAAGATACTCTTGACCTCCGGATGATCCTTCTCTCCGACAATGACAACTGTATAGCCTTCCTCGGACAACAGTTTTGCAGAGAGCTGCGCCTTCTTGACGTGCGGACAAGTCGCGTCCACGAGTTCTAAACCGCGTGACTCCGCCTCCTCATACACCTTGGGTCCCACCCCGTGCGAGCGGATGATGACGAGGCCGTCATCCATCTCGTTGAGTGAGCCGACAGTGCCAACGCCCTCATTCTTGAGGCGCTCCACCATCTGTGGATTATGAATGATCGGACCAAGTGTACTGGACGAGCCATCCGAAGAGGCATTCTGACGGGCGATCTCAATGGCGCGCTTCACGCCATAACAGAACCCCAGATGTTCAGCTAAAATGACCTCCATAGACCTCACCAAAGCGTATATTGATTCTCAATGAATCGACACATACAGAATCCTATCCACACAATCTGTGTAACAGTATAACACGCCTGCCTCTCCCACGCAAATAAAATTTATTTTTTCCCTCACAAGTACGATCCACTGACAAAATTTCTCGCCGCGAGGAGGGCAATGAGTCCGAGGAGAACACTCAAAACGATGTAGAGAATGCCGATTGCGAGCCGCCCCTCCTCGATGAAGGTCAGGGTTTCCAGTGAGAACGTAGAAAATGTTGTAAAGCCGCCGCAGATGCCCGTCTGCAAAAAGAGGATGAGGCGCGGATCGATATCGCCGTGCCTGCCCGCAATGCCGACGACAAGACCGATTGCAAAGCATCCGATGATATTGACGGCGAATGTGGCGAGCGGAAATCCGCTGCCGAGTTTCGGAATGACCTGTCCGAGGAGATAGCGGCAAACGGCGCCAAGTGCACCGCCAAGCCCGACCGCAAGGATGTTCACTGCGCATCCCCCACACGTAGATGAGAGGTATCATTCATCAGAGTGACTACGGCAAAGCCGTCGTCCTCGAAGCGAATCTTATTGACCGCCGTATTGAGCTGAGAGAGATGCCAGATGGAGCGGATCGGCATGGAGAGAAGATCAGCGAGCAGGATGCGGATGGATGCGCCATGCGAGACGATCACAACGCGCTTCCCGCGCTCGTGTGCGACGATCTCACGCACGCGCCCCGCGACGCGCCGCTGAAACTCCGGAAACGGTTCGCTCTCAGGAATGTCCGCCTGCTCCGGATCGGTGTAAAAATTCTTCATGGCATTGGGATTCTCGGCGTTGACATCGTTGAAGTTGCGCCCCTCCCACGCCCCGAAGTTCAGCTCGCGCAGCTGCGGATCCGAAATGACGGGCAGCCCGAACCGTGCCGCAAGCGGCGCCGCCGTTTCCATCGCACGCGTGAGGTCGCTCGCATAGATTGCATCCACATGATCGACAATAAGATTTTTTCCGAGCGCCGCCGCCTGTGTGCGTCCCTCCGCCGAGAGCGGTACATCCGAATGCCCCTGAAAGCGTCCCGTCTTGTTCCACTCCGTCTCCCCGTGGCGTATGATGATGATTTCTGTCATATCCCCCTCCCCTTTCTGTATATCAAGACCTAATCTCACAGACAACGCCGCCTGAGATTAGCCGCGCAGTCTGCATATAACTGTAGTCTGCACCAAACTCTGCGGCAAGCTCCTGCGTCCTTCTCTCCACGTCCGATGCCTTCAGATCCGACGCCCACAGCGCGCCGACCACGGTGCCGCTGTGCGCTACGAGAACGCCAAGCCCTCCCTTGCTCTGTGCCGATCGAATGAACGCCTCCAGCTGCGGTTTTTCCAGATGTTCCTGATTGAGACGTGCGCTCACCGTCGCCGCCTGTCCGAGCAGGATTTCCTGTCGATGTCCCTCCGCGCGGAATGCCTGCCCCACCGTATCGAGCAGCTGTCGATATGCTGCATCCTGATTTCCACGGTTTCCCTTACTCTGATAATAGGCGATTGTATCCACTGTTCCGCCCACATCGAAGATGGAGACAGCGAGAAGTGGCACATTCGCATACTGTCCGAAAAGCTCCCCTGTCGTATGGCTGACGTGGGAGAGTCCTGCAAAAGCGATGCCGTCGCTCGGCTCGATCGAGATCGCAATGTCCATGATCTCACGCGCCGTCAGCTCCAGCCCGAAGGCACGCGCCGCCGCATAGGAGACGGCTGCAATATCCGCACTCGAGGATGCCATCCCCTTTCCCTGCGGAATCTGTGAATCGAGCCGTATACCAAATGGAAGGGAGTCCTTGCCAATA
Encoded proteins:
- a CDS encoding histidine phosphatase family protein, whose product is MTEIIIIRHGETEWNKTGRFQGHSDVPLSAEGRTQAAALGKNLIVDHVDAIYASDLTRAMETAAPLAARFGLPVISDPQLRELNFGAWEGRNFNDVNAENPNAMKNFYTDPEQADIPESEPFPEFQRRVAGRVREIVAHERGKRVVIVSHGASIRILLADLLSMPIRSIWHLSQLNTAVNKIRFEDDGFAVVTLMNDTSHLRVGDAQ
- a CDS encoding DUF512 domain-containing protein, whose protein sequence is MARMYPGIILRVLEGSIAEELGLVPRDKILAVNDMPLRDIIDFSFAMADEEIELLVEHANGEQELIAFDKDYDEDFGVEFEHAVFDGIRPCANHCYFCFVDMIAPDMRHSLSVKDDDYRLSFLYGNFVTLTNMGAADFSRIERYHLSPLYVSVQCTNPVLRAEMLRYKGAADILGQLAKLEAAGADYHTQVVLCYGLNDGEELERTIRDITARRPHALSLAIVPVGLTKHRSDSFPLVQFDREGAAHVIDQVEAWQERMRAEEGRTFIYLGDEFYFLAGREVPSAEMYDGFPQLDNGIGLTRNFIEEWVKAGAAMDEEDDEDDEARIAVVSGTAVAPVMEQLARELDPDARRIHVLPVVNEHFGATVNVSGLLTGHDIMQALNALTHEVDGVLIPASALREGEDVFLDDMSLDAMRESFPSVRIEPVATGRDYREALAAWGAYHRERPSGGYTWQSNAGYTKSAVS
- the plsY gene encoding glycerol-3-phosphate 1-O-acyltransferase PlsY, which encodes MTDYILTAILAYLIGSIPSGLILGKLFWHTDLREHGSHNIGATNAWRTLGKGPGIAVFIADSLKGQAGVALGIFLVGTPLAAVIGGLFAIIGHSFSLFLRFRGGKGVATSLGVLTMLMGNVTFIVFVVWFTIVYMTRYVSLGSVVAGFLTPILAALYGYPMEYVLFTVIAAILVIVRHRENIKRLMNGTENKI
- the der gene encoding ribosome biogenesis GTPase Der; its protein translation is MSKPIVAVVGRPNVGKSTLFNQIGKKRVSIVDDMPGVTRDRIYMDAEWLNHEFTIIDTGGIEFDESDHILRSMRSQAELAMEEADVILFLVDGRAGLTSSDEEVARLLRRTKKPVILAVNKIDSFDRESLIYDFYALGLGDPIPISASNAMNLGDLLDAIVAAFPEEISDGAESDEIAIAVVGRPNVGKSSLVNRLLGEERVIVSDVPGTTRDAIDTHFTRDGVKYLLIDTAGMRRKGKITLPVERYSVMRSLRAIDRAGVVLMVINAAEGILEQDTKIAGYVHESGKGVIIVVNKWDIFPEKHDKSTLRFTDDLREKLGFLQYAPVLYTSALTGQRVERVTELVKYVAEQQSMRIKTSVLNELIRDAVSVNPPPTKKGKQLKILFVTQVGIAPPTFIVFVNDPELMHFSYLRFIENRLRESFGFEGTPLRLVVRARKEEE
- the ispH gene encoding 4-hydroxy-3-methylbut-2-enyl diphosphate reductase, which encodes MEVILAEHLGFCYGVKRAIEIARQNASSDGSSSTLGPIIHNPQMVERLKNEGVGTVGSLNEMDDGLVIIRSHGVGPKVYEEAESRGLELVDATCPHVKKAQLSAKLLSEEGYTVVIVGEKDHPEVKSIFEWTGHGAHIIETEAEAEALPRIGKLGIVSQTTFSGDRFQSIVSCLLEKSREIKILRTICTATDLRQAAALELAEKVDAMLVIGGKNSANTTRLAQLCATKCKTYHIETVAELQDEWMNHVNKIGITAGASTPDWIIKEVYKQCQSRA
- the rpsA gene encoding 30S ribosomal protein S1, which translates into the protein MKELLEQEDMPDIQERTVVKGEVVQVSRDEAYIDIGYKQEIPVSKRELAVPAPDDARDVVKVGDVIDVYIKSLGGDNGGSLSKVEADKMAAWKVIEEIQEKGETVEAKIAKEVKGGLVAYVMGLRGFIPASQMELHFVKDLAVYVDQTVEAEIIEIDVQKRRLVLSRRKLLERDRAEKEEAVFSVIEPEQTVRGTVKRLVDYGAFIDIGGVDGLAHISDLAWHRVKHPSEVLEVGQELDVFVKSVDRDAKRISLSVKDTLPDPWVEKAEQYAEGDFIEGKIIKLTDFGAFMEIEPGFDGLIPMGELAEKRIERADEAVHTGDVVTVKVLRIDTKRKRISLSITKAKRDADAAEIKKYVDERQAEKAEASENTEGQVEAHLDWLK
- a CDS encoding GHMP family kinase ATP-binding protein, encoding MEIIAKAPASCGELVEGVLDGTPFLVTAPISMYAVATVSDQFTGVHGLGEKAEEALRRTLAYIGKDSLPFGIRLDSQIPQGKGMASSSADIAAVSYAAARAFGLELTAREIMDIAISIEPSDGIAFAGLSHVSHTTGELFGQYANVPLLAVSIFDVGGTVDTIAYYQSKGNRGNQDAAYRQLLDTVGQAFRAEGHRQEILLGQAATVSARLNQEHLEKPQLEAFIRSAQSKGGLGVLVAHSGTVVGALWASDLKASDVERRTQELAAEFGADYSYMQTARLISGGVVCEIRS
- the crcB gene encoding fluoride efflux transporter CrcB; the protein is MNILAVGLGGALGAVCRYLLGQVIPKLGSGFPLATFAVNIIGCFAIGLVVGIAGRHGDIDPRLILFLQTGICGGFTTFSTFSLETLTFIEEGRLAIGILYIVLSVLLGLIALLAARNFVSGSYL
- a CDS encoding homoserine dehydrogenase produces the protein MNTIKIALLGAGTVGSGVVRTLAMNADTITGRSGTHIEITKILVRDAKKHRPEAEGIALTDNFDEILNDTEISVVVEVMGGLTPAKDYMLRAMAAGKHVVTANKDVIAEHLAELYAAAAENNVDFLYEASVGGGIPIIKPLKECLTANSISEIMGVVNGTTNYMLTKMTEKHVSYDAVLRRAQEKGYAEANPSADVDGLDAARKAAILASLAFDTVIGFEDVSVEGISHITEDDIEYGLNLGYVIKLLAVGRNTEEGIDVRVHPVFLPKTHPLASVNGVFNAIFVRGNVLGDAMFYGRGAGSLPTASAVVADIIEIARDIVSGTTGRMKYKIGERKKLCPVEKTKSSYYLRLVVADEPGVLGEIATTFGRAGVSLKSVIQARWTETGDAEIVAVTHVVTHAAASAAVEALEALPVVREVRSLIRVADGQEDLL